In the genome of Penaeus monodon isolate SGIC_2016 chromosome 30, NSTDA_Pmon_1, whole genome shotgun sequence, the window NNNNNNNNNNNNNNNNNNNNNNNNNNNNNNNNNNNNNNNNNNNNNNNNNNNNNNNNNNNNNNNNNNNNNNNNNNNNNNNNNNNNNNNNNNNNNNNNNNNNNNNNNNNNNNNNNNNNNNNNNNNNNNNNNNNNNNNNNNNNNNNNNNNNNNNNNNNNNNNNNNNNNNNNNNNNNNNNNNNNNNNNNNNNNNNNNNNNNNNNNNNNNNNNNNNNNNNNNNNNNNNNNNNNNNNNNNNNNNNNNNNNNNNNNNNNNNNNNNNNNNAATTTCATGTACTAACTTCCCAGTTCCTGTGCCTTATATTAGAACTCGAGGATTCCTATCCCGAGTTCCTCCTTCTCTTAATACAGTATGCTGTAGGCTTTCAGGTCAACGTGTATAAATAGTCTAGTTAAGGCAGAGCTGGTGCAAAAGGTCTTTGTTTTATTCTGAGGGTCTCTAAATATGGTTGAAGAAAGTGTGACTACTTCTGGTAAGCTGTAGTGTGTCGGTTGTACCATTGTTGTTGATATGTGAATGTACTGAATAACTGCTGCTATTCGCGTGTTGGATTNNNNNNNNNNNNNNNNNNNNNNNNNNNNNNNNNNNNNNNNGCTTGGCATCGTGAAGCTACTGATTTGGGTCTGTGTGATGCGCCGCAGGGATTTCAAGGACCGCCTTATCTGTCGGCTCAAGgtatttactataattatctatttttatatgtacattgaCTATGTATTGTTATAATGGCGTGGGGCTCTGATAATCNNNNNNNNNNNNNNNNNNNNNNNNNNNNNNNNNNNNNNGCAGAAGGCGCGTCAAACTTTCCTTCTCACAGTCTCCCTACATCGTTCCACGACCCGATCTTCCCTGTGCCACAAGACTCCGCCTCTTGGGAAAGCCTCCTCCTCGATCCACTCCAAGAGGTGGACCTCTTCAGCCTCCCTCAGATGTACACTCCGTTCCTCCCCTTAACGCCACCTCTCGCTGACGCGTATCTCGGTGCCGGATCTTCGCCTACCACACCTTCAGTACCCTCGCCTCCTTATTCGTGCCCACCAGCCCCTTCCTCTTCCGGACGAGGGTTGATTCCCTCCGTGTATCCCTCTGGAACGCTGACGCCCCCGGTATCTCCCGCACCAACAGTTATCGCCACGAACCTCGCCGCGCAGCAGGTCCGAGTCATCACTCCGTCGGAGGTCTTGCCGTTGTCGGGGAAACCCGTCGTGGCCAAGCAGACAAGGCAGAAGTTCCCCTGCTCCGATTGCGGCAAGCTCTACACGCAGCGCAGAGCCAGGGACCTACACATGCTCGTCCACACGGGAGAGCGCCCTTTTGTCTGCGACCGCTGCGGCGCCGCCTTCAACCGCCCCGGAACGCTCAAGGTGCACCGCATCACGGAGGTCTGCCTTCGCAAGCAGCGGAGGGCGTTCGACCAGCGTGCCAGCGCTCGAGCTGGGAGGACGTGGGCGCACCGCACGTCAATGGCCGCGCCCaagtgatttttgtttttcagttttttcttgtcGCTTTCTCAATAAAACCTTTGACCAGTTGAAGTTCTTTGTTTGCTTATCGATTTTCACCTATTTTGCTATCAGCGTATAAATCGTACTCATACTCTTTGTGTACGATAAATTTATCATTTCTTTCGTCGCGTAAAAGGAATAAATCATCGGGGAGTTGTAGCAATCTTTCAATATTTATATGAACTGTAAAACTTGGAAGGCATTCCCAGCAACCCATCATCGTGGCCGATATTTTCACcatgctttttttattgtttattttactaaTCTTTAAGTACACGTACAATAACCATTGTGTATGCCGATATACAGATCACACTGCAAATCACACGAGAATCGATAAATCATTTGACAGATTACATGGCGGTGACCGTGTAACTTCGGCTTGAAATACtgagattattaaaattaaaggAAGTGTATAATTCATTTAGAAGTATGGGGCGATAATAATTTACTAGCGGTttggtaaaatttatttttattctaaaaattaGTGGTCGTTGTTATGCGAAATATTCATACATTTTGCTTTCCCTTCCATTCATCGtttaatagaagaaagaagaattatgatgcgtgtttatttttatgttagttGTTAGAAATTCTGAGAAATAAGCACCAtaccatgcatgcatacacaaagatatgtataaatacacaagaTTATAACAGACTATAAATTGTGATAAACTATGATTTGTACTGAACTATAGTTTgtgataaattattatttgtattgaacTAAAGTTTGTGAtaaatcattatttgtattgaaCTAAagtttgcaatatactaaaattTGTACTGAACCATAGTTTGTGATAAAGTATGATTTTTACTGAACTATAGTTTGNNNNNNNNNNNNNNNNNNNNNNNNNNNNNNNNNNNNNNNNNNNNNNNNNNNNNNNNNNNNNNNNNNNNNNNNNNNNNNNNNNNNNNNNNNNNNNNNNNNNNNNNNNNNNNNNNNNNNNNNNNNNNNNNNNNNNNNNNNNNNNNNNNNNNNNNNNNNNNNNNNNNNNNNNNNNNNNNNNNNNNNNNNNNNNNNNNNNNNNNNNNNNNNNNNNNNNNNNNNNNNNNNNNNNNNNNNNNNNNNNNNNNNNNNNNNNNNNNNNNNNNNNNNNNNNNNNNNNNNNNNNNNNNNNNNNNNNNNNNNNNNNNNNNNNNNNNNNNNNNNNNNNNNNNNNNGTTTGTGATGAATTATTGTTTGTACTGAACTAAAGTTGGGTAATAAACTAAAATTTGTACTGAACTATAGTTTGTGATAAACTAAAATTTGAACTGAACTATAGTTTgtgataatctaaaaaattaactGAACTCTACTTGGTGATAAACTTTTATTTGTGATGCAAATTGAGAAGATATTTACTAGAATCGTTGTTTATTTCCGCTAATGGACCATTAATAAGCGAGGACCTGAGGGAACAGGCACTTTACACGCGCGGGAACGTGGGAACGCAGATACTTTCTACCTCACATAAAAGATTCAGAGAATACAGTGATTTCGGCACATTCTCCCTCACCTCAGCTTTTATTACATCGAAGAAAATGGACTACGGAACTCTCACCGGTAGTACGTACATTTTGCGTACTGATGTCGGACCTACAGCTATAGACAGTATAGACGATATGTTGAATCTCCACACCTTCATCTCAGACACTCGAGACAAAATCTTCACGGCAGAAAAACTACGGGATTTCCTCTCAAGACGTCTGAAGGAGATGAAGAATCTCGACGCCCGCGGGTTTGAAAATACCGTCGTGACCCTGCGTACTGTGAGGCACCTTTATTATAGGTATCAACTGGTGCTCACTAGAGATCTCTTAATAGCTCAGGAAAAGCTTGGGACTCCTGGTCTGCCGGAACTCTGGCGCAATTGGTATTGTAGTGTGGCGTCGCTCGGAGCTCAGGCACCGAATGTTCATGACATGTATATTGGTTCTTCTAGAGGTTCGACCAGCGCCGATGTTCGGAGAAATGAACGGTATCATTTTGGTCGATTTTGATATGAAATACTCCCTCTgatatctaaataaaaatttgTGATATATAGTCTTATACAGAGAAATGTTTATTTTACTAGTAACACAAACAATAGGAAATATATGATGATGCCTCCACTAAGTGACTTCAGTACATAAAAATGTCTGATAAACTACACCCATCAATATTTGTTTTGTAATAAGTAAATACAGACCATGTCGCTTGGGCGCCGAGAGAAATGAAATGTATAGGTGACAGAATTTTCGTATTGCTTTAAGAATGTAGAAACACTGCGCACAGGAACTGGCTGAAGTCGTGTGAATTTATGTTTCATCTTTTGACCCACAGATACAAGATATACTATCCAAATGGTCGTCCATTAGCAAATAGACCGACTATCTGTGAGATATAAAGGGTGCAATTGTAGGACACTCAAGGCAGAGTGTTTACATTCAGGGTGTCTCTCACTTCCCCAACTTGTCACACTCGTCGGTACCCTGGCGAACTATTTTCTTCTTCCACGCaagtggaagaggaaaattaTCAATGCCTGAATGATATCACTAGCCTTCTCAGCATTGCTACGGTGCCNNNNNNNNNNNNNNNNNNNNNNNNNNNNNNNNNNNNNNNNNNNNNNNNNNNNNNNNNNNNNNNNNNNNNNNNNNNNNNNNNNNNNNNNNNNNNNNNNNNNNNNNNNNNNNNNNNNNNNNNNNNNNNNNNNNNNNNNNNNNNNNNNNNNNNNNNNNNNNNNNNNNNNNNNNNNNNNNNNNNNNNNNNNNNNNNNNNNNNNNNNNNNNNNNNNNNNNNNNNNNNNNNNNNNNNNNNNNNNNNNNNNNNNNNNNNNNNNNNNNNNTANNNNNNNNNNNNNNNNNNNNNNNNNNNNNNNNNNNNNNNNNNNNNNNNNNNNNNNNNNNNNNNNNNNNNNNNNNNNNNNNNNNNNNNNNNNNNNNNNNNNNNNNNNNNNNNNNNNNNNNNNNNNNNNNNNNNNNNNNNNNNNNNNNNNNNNNNNNNNNNNNNNNNNNNNNNNNNNNNNNNNNNNNNNNNNNNNNNNNNNNNNNNNNNNNNNNNNNNNNNNNNNNNNNNNNNNNNNNNNNNNNNNNNNNNNNNNNNNNNNNNNNNNNNNNNNNNNNNNNNNNNNNNNNNNNNNNNNNNNNNNNNNNNNNNNNNNNNNNNNNNNNNNNNNNNNNNNNNNNNNNNNNNNNNNNNNNNNNNNNNNNNNNNNNNNNNNNNNNNNNNNNNNNNNNNNNNNNNNNNNNNNNNNNNNNNNNNNNNNNNNNNNNNNNNNNNNNNNNNNNNNNNNNNNNNNNNNNNNNNNNNNNNNNNNNNNNNNNNNNNNNNNNNNNNNNNNNNNNNNNNNNNNNNNNNNNNNNNNNNNNNNNNNNNNNNNNNNNNNNNNNNNNNNNNNNNNNNNNNNNNNNNNNNNNNNNNNNNNNNNNNNNNNNNNNNNNNNNNNNNNNNNNNNNNNNNNNNNNNNNNNNNNNNNNNNNNNNNNNNNNNNNNNNNNNNNNNNNNNNNNNNNNNNNNNNNNNNNNNNNNNNNNNNNNNNNNNNNNNNNNNNNNNNNNNNNNNNNNNNNNNNNNNNNNNNNNNNNNNNNNNNNNNNNNNNNNNNNNNNNNNNNNNNNNNNNNNNNNNNNNNNNNNNNNNNNNNNNNNNNNNNNNNNNNNNNNNNNNNNNNNNNNNNNNNNNNNNNNNNNNNNNNNNNNNNNNNNNNNNNNNNNNNNNNNNNNNNNNNNNNNNNNNNNNNNNNNNNNNNNNNNNNNNNNNNNNNNNNNNNNNNNNNNNNNNNNNNNNNNNNNNNNNNNNNNNNNNNNNNNNNNNNNNNNNNNNNNNNNNNNNNNNNNNNNNNNNNNNNNNNNNNNNNNNNNNNNNNNNNNNNNNNNNNNNNNNNNNNNNNNNNNNNNNNNNNNNNNNNNNNNNNNNNNNNNNNNNNNNNNNNNNNNNNNNNNNNNNNNNNNNNNNNNNNNNNNNNNNNNNNNNNNNNNNNNNNNNNNNNNNNNNNNNNNNNNNNNNNNNNNNNNNNNNNNNNNNNNNNNNNNNNNNNNNNNNNNNNNNNNNNGTGGGCTACACTGAGAGAAGATACAAGAAAAGtaataactatttataataaCTCGAGAGACTTTGTATTGCACTGTTTACCAGAATCTATTTCATTTCATCCACTGTAGTAATAAGACATGCATTATGCTATGCTTTATTAATGGACATGAACATGCTTTCTTGAAGACATCACTCACCTCACTTAGCCCCNNNNNNNNNNNNNNNNNNNNNNNNNNNNNNNNNNNNNNNNNNNNNNNNNNNNNNNNNNNNNNNNNNNNNNNNNNNNNNNNNNNNNNNNNNNNNNNNNNNNNNNNNNNNNNNNNNNNNNNNNNNNNNNNNNNNNNNNNNNNNNNNNNNNNNNNNNNNNNNNNNNNNNNNNNNNNNNNNNNNNNNNNNNNNNNNNNNNNNNNNNNNNNNNNNNNNNNNNNNNNNNNNNNNNNNNNNNNNNNNNNNNNNNNNNNNNNNNNNNNNNNNNNNNNNNNNNNNNNNNNNNNNNNNNNNNNNNNNNNNNNNNNNNNNNNNNNNNNNNNNNNNNNNNNNNNNNNNNNNNNNNNNNNNNNNNNNNNNNNNNNNNNNNNNNNNNNNNNNNNNNNNNNNNNNNNNNNNNNNNNNNNNNNNNNNNNNNNNNNNNNNNNNNNNNNNNNNNNNNNNNNNNNNNNNNNNNNNNNNNNNNNNNNNNNNNNNNNNNNNNNNNNNNNNNNNNNNNNNNNNNNNNNNNNNNNNNNNNNNNNNNNNNNNNNNNNNNNNNNNNNNNNNNNNNNNNNNNNNNNNNNNNNNNNNNNNNNNNNNNNNNNNNNNNNNNNNNNNNNNNNNNNNNNNNNNNNNNNNNNNNNNNNNNNNNNNNNNNNNNNNNNNNNNNNNNNNNNNNNNNNNNNNNNNNNNNNNNNNNNNNNNNNNNNNNNNNNNNNNNNNNNNNNNNNNNNNNNNNNNNNNNNNNNNNNNNNNNNNNNNNNNNNNNNNNNNNNNNNNNNNNNNNNNNNNNNNNNNNNNNNNNNNNNNNNNNNNNNNNNNNNNNNNNNNNNNNNNGGACGTTTTAAACATTTCGAACGGTGAAGTTGTCTACGCTGTAAAAAACGTACTTTATTTAAGTCTACAGCTTTATTAAGTTTCTTTTACGTTTTCTATAATGAGATCGAGTCACAAAGAGTTGCTATTTTCGAGGAtaacttttctgtttattttctaatCAGCACAGCGGTACACGAATGAATACAACAATAACGCTATCNNNNNNNNNNNNNNNNNNNNNNNNNNNNNNNNNNNNNNNNNNNNNNNNNNNNNNNNNNNNNNNNNNNNNNNNNNNNNNNNNNNNNNNNNNNNNNNNNNNNNNNNNNNNNNNNNNNNNNNNNNNNNNNNNNNNNNNNNNNNNNNNNNNNNNNNNNNNNNNNNNNNNNNNNNNNNNNNNNNNNNNNNNNNNNNNNNNNNNNNNNNNNNNNNNNNNNNNNNNNNNNNNNNNNNNNNNNNNNNNNNNNNNNNNNNNNNNNNNNNNNNNNNNNNNNNNNNNNNNNNNNNNNNNNNNNNNNNNNNNNNNNNNNNNNNNNNNNNNNNNNNNNNNNNNNNNNNNNNNNNNNNNNNNNNNNNNNNNNNNNNNNNNNNNNNNNNNNNNNNNNNNNNNNNNNNNNNNNNNNNNNNNNNNNNNNNNNNNNNNNNNNNNNNNNNNNNNNNNNNNNNNNNNNNNNNNNNNNNNNNNNNNNNNNNNNNNNNNNNNNNNNNNNNNNNNNNNNNNNNNNNNNNNNNNNNNNNNNNNNNNNNNNNNNNNNNNNNNNNNNNNNNNNNNNNNNNNNNNNNNNNNNNNNNNNNNNNNNNNNNNNNNNNNNNNNNNNNNNNNNNNNNNNNNNNNNNNNNNNNNNNNNNNNNNNNNNNNNNNNNNNNNNNNNNNNNNNNNNNNNNNNNNNNNNNNNNNNNNNNNNNNNNNNNNNNNNNNNNNNNNNNNNNNNNNNNNNNNNNNNNNNNNNNNNNNNNNNNNNNNNNNNNNNNNNNNNNNNNNNNNNNNNNNNNNNNNNNNNNNNNNNNNNNNNNNNNNNNNNNNNNNNNNNNNNNNNNNNNNNNNNNNNNNNNNNNNNNNNNNNNNNNNNNNNNNNNNNNNNNNNNNNNNNNNNNNNNNNNNNNNNNNNNNNNNNNNNNNNNNNNNNNNNNNNNNNNNNNNNNNNNNNNNNNNNNNNNNNNNNNNNNNNNNNNNNNNNNNNNNNNNNNNNNNNNNNNNNNNNNNNNNNNNNNNNNNNNNNNNNNNNNNNNNNNNNNNNNNNNNNNNNNNNNNNNNNNNNNNNNNNNNNNNNNNNNNNNNNNNNNNNNNNNNNNNNNNNNNNNNNNNNNNNNNNNNNNNNNNNNNNNNNNNNNNNNNNNNNNNNNNNNNNNNNNNNNNNNNNNNNNNNNNNNNNNNNNNNNNNNNNNNNNNNNNNNNNNNNNNNNNNNNNNNNNNNNNNNNNNNNNNNNNNNNNNNNNNNNNNNNNNNNNNNNNNNNNNNNNNNNNNNNNNNNNNNNNNNNNNNNNNNNNNNNNNNNNNNNNNNNNNNNNNNNNNNNNNNNNNNNNNNNNNNNNNNNNNNNNNNNNNNNNNNNNNNNNNNNNNNNNNNNNNNNNNNNaagaatataagaaaaaagagtaaatgagatcgaaatagagaaaagggaacaaaaaaatagTGAAGGAATAGAGGTAAAACAAAGAGATAAGAACTGAAACCCAATGATCTTGTGTGATTTGTGTTGGTGTTGAAAGATCTTTATAGCCAGTGTAAGTCACGCAATGGTTGTtgtcgtattttctctctctttcgttgNNNNNNNNNNNNNNNNNNNNNNNNNNNNNNNNNNNNNNNNNNNNNNNNNNNNNNNNNNNNNNNNNNNNNNNNNNNNNNNNNNNNNNNNNNNNNNNNNNNNNNNNNNNNNNNNNNNNNNNNNNNNNNNNNNNNNNNNNNNNNNNNNNNNNNNNNNNNNNNNNNNNNNNNNNNNNNNNNNNNNNNNNNNNNNNNNNNNNNNNNNNNNNNNNNNNNNNNNNNNNNNNNNNNNNNNNNNNNNNNNNNNNNNNNNNNNNNNNNNNNNNNNNNNNNNNNNNNNNNNNNNNNNNNNNNNNNNNNNNNNNNNNNNNNNNNNNNNNNNNNNNNNNNNNNNNNNNNNNNNNNNNNNNNNNNNNNNNNNNNNNNNNNNNNNNNNNNNNNNNNNNNNNNNNNNNNNNNNNNNNNNNNNNNNNNNNNNNNNNNNNNNNNNNNNNNNNNNNNNNNNNNNNNNNNNNNNNNNNNNNNNNNNNNNNNNNNNNNNNNNNNNNNNNNNNNNNNNNNNNNNNNNNNNNNNNNNNNNNNNNNNNNNNNNNNNNNNNNNNNNNNNNNNNNNNNNNNNNNNNNNNNNNNNNNNNNNNNNNNNNNNNNNNNNNNNNNNNNNNNNNNNNNNNNNNNNNNNNNNNNNNNNNNNTTTTCTATTTTTTTATTANNNNNNNNNNNNNNNNNNNNNNNNNNNNNNNNNNNNNNNNNNNNNNNNNNNNNNNNNNNNNNNNNNNNNNNNNNNNNNNNNNNNNNNNNNNNNNNNNNNNNNNNNNNNNNNNNNNNNNNNNNNNNNNNNNNNNNNNNNNNNNNNNNNNNNNNNNNNNNNNNNNNNNNNNNNNNNNNNNNNNNNNNNNNNNNNNNNNNNNNNNNNNNNNNNNNNNNNNNNNNNNNNNNNNNNNNNNNNNNNNNNNNNNNNNNNNNNNNNNNNNNNNNNNNNNNNNNNNNNNNNNNNNNNNNNNNNNNNNNNNNNNNNNNNNNNNNNNNNNNNNNNNNNNNNNNNNNNNNNNNNNNNNNNNNNNNNNNNNNNNNNNNNNNNNNNNNNNNNNNNNNNNNNNNNNNNNNNNNNNNNNNNNNNNNNNNNNNNNNNNNNNNNNNNNNNNNNNNNNNNNNNNNNNNNNNNNNNNNNNNNNNNNNNNNNNNNNNNNNNNNNNNNNNNNNNNNNNNNNNNNNNNNNNNNNNNNNNNNNNNNNNNNNNNNNNNNNNNNNNNNNNNNNNNNNNNNNNNNNNNNNNNNNNNNNNNNNNNNNNNNNNNNNNNNNNNNNNNNNNNNNNNNNNNNNNNNNNNNNNNNNNNNNNNNNNNNNNNNNNNNNNNNNNNNNNNNNNNNNNNNNNNNNNNNNNNNNNNNNNNNNNNNNNNNNNNNNNNNNNNNNNNNNNNNNNNNNNNNNNNNNNNNNNNNNNNNNNNNNNNNNNNNNNNNNNNNNNNNNNNNNNNNNNNNNNNNNNNNNNNNNNNNNNNNNNNNNNNNNNNNNNNNNNNNNNNNNNNNNNNNNNNNNNNNNNNNNNNNNNNNNNNNNNNNNNNNNNNNNNNNNNNNNNNNNNNNNNNNNNNNNNNNNNNNNNNNNNNNNNNNNNNNNNNNNNNNNNNNNNNNNNNNNNNNNNNNNNNNNNNNNNNNNNNNNNNNNNNNNNNNNNNNNNNNNNNNNNNNNNNNNNNNNNNNNNNNNNNNNNNNNNNNNNNNNNNNNNNNNNNNNNNNNNNNNNNNNNNNNNNNNNNNNNNNNNNNNNNNNNNNNNNNNNNNNNNNNNNNNNNNNNNNNNNNNNNNNNNNNNNNNNNNNNNNNNNNNNNNNNNNNNNNNNNNNNNNNNNNNNNNNNNNNNNNNNNNNNNNNNNNNNNNNNNNNNNNNNNNNNNNNNNNNNNNNNNNNNNNNNNNNNNNNNNNNNNNNNNNNNNNNNNNNNNNNNNNNNNNNNNNNNNNNNNNNNNNNNNNNNNNNNNNNNNNNNNNNNNNNNNNNNNNNNNNNNNNNNNNNNNNNNNNNNNNNNNNNNNNNNNNNNNNNNNNNNNNNNNNNNNNNNNNNNNNNNNNNNNNNNNNNNNNNNNNNNNNNNNNNNNNNNNNNNNNNNNNNNNNNNNNNNNNNNNNNNNNNNNNNNNNNNNNNNNNNNNNNNNNNNNNNNNNNNNNNNNNNNNNNNNNNNNNNNNNNNNNNNNNNNNNNNNNNNNNNNNNNNNNNNNNNNNNNNNNNNNNNNNNNNNNNNNNNNNNNNNNNNNNNNNNNNNNNNNNNNNNNNNNNNNNNNNNNNNNNNNNNNNNNNNNNNNNNNNNNNNNNNNNNNNNNNNNNNNNNNNNNNNNNNNNNNNNNNNNNNNNNNNNNNNNNNNNNNNNNNNNNNNNNNNNNNNNNNNNNNNNNNNNNNNNNNNNNNNNNNNNNNNNNNNNNNNNNNNNNNNNNNNNNNNNNNNNNNNNNNNNNNNNNNNNNNNNNNNNNNNNNNNNNNNNNNNNNNNNNNNNNNNNNNNNNNNNNNNNNNNNNNNNNNNNNNNNNNNNNNNNNNNNNNNNNNNNNNNNNNNNNNNNNNNNNNNNNNNNNNNNNNNNNNNNNNNNNNNNNNNNNNNNNNNNNNNNNNNNNNNNNNNNNNNNNNNNNNNNNNNNNNNNNNNNNNNNNNNNNNNNNNNNNNNNNNNNNNNNNNNNNNNNNNNNNNNNNNNNNNNNNNNNNNNNNNNNNNNNNNNNNNNNNNNNNNNNNNNNNNNNNNNNNNNNNNNNNNNNNNNNNNNNNNNNNNNNNNNNNNNNNNNNNNNNNNNNNNNNNNNNNNNNNNNNNNNNNNNNNNNNNNNNNNNNNNNNNNNNNNNNNNNNNNNNNNNNNNNNNNNNNNNNNNNNNNNNNNNNNNNNNNNNNNNNNNNNNNNNNNNNNNNNNNNNNNNNNNNNNNNNNNNNNNNNNNNNNNNNNNNNNNNNNNNNNNNNNNNNNNNNNNNNNNNNNNNNNNNNNNNNNNNNNNNNNNNNNNNNNNNNNNNNNNNNNNNNNNNNNNNNNNNNNNNNNNNNNNNNNNNNNNNNNNNNNNNNNNNNNNNNNNNNNNNNNNNNNNNNNNNNNNNNNNNNNNNNNNNNNNNNNNNNNNNNNNNNNNNNNNNNNNNNNNNNNNNNNNNNNNNNNNNNNNNNNNNNNNNNNNNNNNNNNNNNNNNNNNNNNNNNNNNNNNNNNNNNNNNNNNNNNNNNNNNNNNNNNNNNNNNNNNNNNNNNNNNNNNNNNNNNNNNNNNNNNNNNNNNNNNNNNNNNNNNNNNNNNNNNNNNNNNNNNNNNNNNNNNNNNNNNNNNNNNNNNNNNNNNNNNNNNNNNNNNNNNNNNNNNNNNNNNNNNNNNNNNNNNNNNNNNNNNNNNNNNNNNNNNNNNNNNNNNNNNNNNNNNNNNNNNNNNNNNNNNNNNNNNNNNNNNNNNNNNNNNNNNNNNNNNNNNNNNNNNNNNNNNNNNNNNNNNNNNNNNNNNNNNNNNNNNNNNNNNNNNNNNNNNNNNNNNNNNNNNNNNNNNNNNNNNNNNNNNNNNNNNNNNNNNNNNNNNNNNNNNNNNNNNNNNNNNNNNNNNNNNNNNNNNNNNNNNNNNNNNNNNNNNNNNNNNNNNNNNNNNNNNNNNNNNNNNNNNNNNNNNNNNNNNNNNNNNNNNNNNNNNNNNNNNNNNNNNNNNNNNNNNNNNNNNNNNNNNNNNNNNNNNNNNNNNNNNNNNNNNNNNNNNNNNNNNNNNNNNNNNNNNNNNNNNNNNNNNNNNNNNNNNNNNNNNNNNNNNNNNNNNNNNNNNNNNNNNNNNNNNNNNNNNNNNNNNNNNNNNNNNNNNNNNNNNNNNNNNNNNNNNNNNNNNNNNNNNNNNNNNNNNNNNNNNNNNNNNNNNNNNNNNNNNNNNNNNNNNNNNNNNNNNNNNNNNNNNNNNNNNNNNNNNNNNNNNNNNNNNNNNNNNNNNNNNNNNNNNNNNNNNNNNNNNNNNNNNNNNNNNNNNNNNNNNNNNNNNNNNNNNNNNNNNNNNNNNNNNNNNNNNNNNNNNNNNNNNNNNNNNNNNNNNNNNNNNNNNNNNNNNNNNNNNNNNNNNNNNNNNNNNNNNNNNNNNNNNNNNNNNNNNNNNNNNNNNNNNNNNNNNNNNNNNNNNNNNNNNNNNNNNNNNNNNNNNNNNNNNNNNNNNNNNNNNNNNNNNNNNNNNNNNNNNNNNNNNNNNNNNNNNNNNNNNNNNNNNNNNNNNNNNNNNNNNNNNNNNNNNNNNNNNNNNNNNNNNNNNNNNNNNNNNNNNNNNNNNNNNNNNNNNNNNNNNNNNNNNNNNNNNNNNNNNNNNNNNNNNNNNNNNNNNNNNNNNNNNNNNNNNNNNNNNNNNNNNNNNNNNNNNNNNNNNNNNNNNNNNNNNNNNNNNNNNNNNNNNNNNNNNNNNNNNNNNNNNNNNNNNNNNNNNNNNNNNNNNNNNNNNNNNNNNNNNNNNNNNNNNNNNNNNNNNNNNNNNNNNNNNNNNNNNNNNNNNNNNNNNNNNNNNNNNNNNNNNNNNNNNNNNNNNNNNNNNNNNNNNNNNNNNNNNNNNNNNNNNNNNNNNNNNNNNNNNNNNNNNNNNNNNNNNNNNNNNNNNNNNNNNNNNNNNNNNNNNNNNNNNNNNNNNNNNNNNNNNNNNNNNNNNNNNNNNNNNNNNNNNNNNNNNNNNNNNNNNNNNNNNNNNNNNNNNNNNNNNNNNNNNNNNNNNNNNNNNNNNNNNNNNNNNNNNNNNNNNNNNNNNNNNNNNNNNNNNNNNNNNNNNNNNNNNNNNNNNNNNNNNNNNNNNNNNNNNNNNNNNNNNNNNNNNNNNNNNNNNNNNNNNNNNNNNNNNNNNNNNNNNNNNNNNNNNNNNNNNNNNNNNNNNNNNNNNNNNNNNNNNNNNNNNNNNNNNNNNNNNNNNNNNNNNNNNNNNNNNNNNNNNNNNNNNNNNNNNNNNNNNNNNNNNNNNNNNNNNNNNNNNNNNNNNNNNNNNNNNNNNNNNNNNNNNNNNNNNNNNNNNNNNNNNNNNNNNNNNNNNNNNNNNNNNNNNNNNNNNNNNNNNNNNNNNNNNNNNNNNNNNNNNNNNNNNNNNNNNNNNNNNNNNNNNNNNNNNNNNNNNNNNNNNNNNNNNNNNNNNNNNNNNNNNNNNNNNNNNNNNNNNNNNNNNNNNNNNNNNNNNNNNNNNNNNNNNNNNNNNNNNNNNNNNNNNNNNNNNNNNNNNNNNNNNNNNNNNNNNNNNNNNNNNNNNNNNNNNNNNNNNNNNNNNNNNNNNNNNNNNNNNNNNNNNNNNNNNNNNNNNNNNNNNNNNNNAAGCCACACTATTTGTATA includes:
- the LOC119592400 gene encoding zinc finger protein 408-like, whose translation is MVEESVTTSGHREATDLGLCDAPQGFQGPPYLSAQEGASNFPSHSLPTSFHDPIFPVPQDSASWESLLLDPLQEVDLFSLPQMYTPFLPLTPPLADAYLGAGSSPTTPSVPSPPYSCPPAPSSSGRGLIPSVYPSGTLTPPVSPAPTVIATNLAAQQVRVITPSEVLPLSGKPVVAKQTRQKFPCSDCGKLYTQRRARDLHMLVHTGERPFVCDRCGAAFNRPGTLKVHRITEVCLRKQRRAFDQRASARAGRTWAHRTSMAAPK